The stretch of DNA GTTGCAACCATTGACTATTGTATAATTCTCTTCAAATCAGTTTGttgtagaccccccccccccccccccctcccgccccccacccccttttttttgtgtgcccACCCCTGACTTAACCAGAAAAAGGTCACATTTCTGAGAAGTGACTTCCATGCATGTTCCATGCTGAGTCGTCACTTTCAATTTCCTAAGACCTTTCATGTCACACACCCGTCAACCAGGAGAACTGCAGCACACCGCGTGCACCGCCTTCCCAGTGCCGGTGTGATGTATGAAATAGAATACATATTCCAAGCAGTCCTTTGGACTAGATTACGTTGAGGTATTCAGGAGTATAGAGCTGCTCACAAAAACAGAGGCGTTGTTACGATGCCACGCTTTCAGGTTCACTTTAAAACCATCACTAGTAACTTTTTCATtatgcctactactctcattatatgaatcagTAAtatcatatgcattgaatgtgttgtaactctgtaatgctgtgcatctgtacacatgacatctattgcttctgtccatccggggagagggatcctcctctgttgctctacagaaggtttcttcacttttgggtgggggggggggggggggggggggggttcctgatccgatgtgaggtcctgggacagggatgtcgtatgtctaCAGATTGCAATTGGTggttttgggctatacaaaataaatgtaattgaattgaaCAGGAGTGTGGGTTTTGCACAGGAATCTGTTTGAGATGACATGGGGGGTAAAAGTCATCGATGCGGCTCCTCATAATAAAACATCTCTGCATGGGTTTGTGTTGCACATTTTGGGTATATTTGTAGTGAAAAGTCAAAGGAGATGCATGAGCAGAAGTGATCATCTCCTTCTTTCCACGTCCCCCCGCTGTATGTAACACTGAGACCCCCTCCCCAACCAGGACACCTAGCGAGCGCTCTACAAACGACGTGTCTTTTCACATTTCCGGCACATGAGATGTTTAACTCTGGGCACAGAATTAATGGAGCGTGAAATGCAGGCCTGAAGTGCAGCAGGCTCCTAACCTGCAGGTGACACCAAGCTCTTATTGTGACCTCAGTGAGCCGTATTATAACCGCATTTGACTGGTGACAATTAGTGACCTTTTTGCCTTTCCAGCAGCCATCCATTTCAATTACACCAACCTGGAGAGCTGTGGTGGGAGAGCGACATGAGATACTGTAGCTAGtgtactactacgactactgtACTGCTATTGTTAGCTCGGCCACTGTACCGCACCATTAGTCTTACAAGGCTCTGATGCCATTTGGCACGCCGTTAGAACGCCTGTTGTatcacatttgtgttttgattgAGGCTTTAAGTGATAATAATGGTTATTATTTCTGGCTCTTATCTTCTTTGAAAGGTCGTGGCAATGTGAACTCTTTCAAGAAAATGATCTTTTCTGGGGGTTTTTTGTTCACCTTCATGAGACAGATAACAGTATAGAGGTATGACATGCAACAGACGTCCGGAGGGCAGAATCAAAACCCCCGGACGCTGCATTAATATGGCATGCACTGTAACCATACCAAGGTGCTCCACAAAGGAAATTAAATACCACCTTTCTGTAATATGGCTCTCACTGAGATGAATAAAGAATGAATGAGAATGTGCAAACTGACACTGAAgtgaagctgcagcagcttACTTTGCCACATTTTTATAACCACCATAACTATTCTCAGTATAATTAGTTTCAGTTGGGATTGTTCACGTTTAAAAATAGATAAATGTGCGGGTGGTTGGTTGAGAGGTGTGTGGAGGTGAAATTCTTCAAACTGTCGGTGCTTCATTCACAGATCACaagtttcttttcttgtttgttttcctttcacaaGCACCAGCAACACTTCAGCTTCCTTCTACATCTCCCACCTCATCGGCTCCACCTCAGGCCTGCATGCCTCACCTACGTAAAGTTCCAACTTGAGAAACCTCAGAGGCAGGAAGGTATGATAAAACCTCACACTTAATCATTTCATCTAACCTTTCTCCAAAGCACGCTGCACCCGCTGCACGCGGCACTGCAAATACTCGCACTCCTTCATTGAGCTCTAGCGAGACCAAAGCAACCAAACGTGTGCAGGCAGAGAAGCAACATTAACGCAACCAGTACGTGCTTACTTTATACATAGCTCTCTAACCCAGAAGGTGAACCATCAATATTTATAGGCAATACTTGGTTTCCCTTTCGACTTTTGGTTAGTATACCTCAGTCACAGAAACGTGGCCTACACAGGGCGGCCTACCAAATGCAAGATTGGGAGCGTTTCAATAGCTTCTCAATGGCTCTTAACTTGGTGAGGCCTGAGCCAGCGGCTCGTAGCCAGCGAATCGTAGCCAGCGAATCGTAGCCAGCGAATCGTAGCCAGCGAATCGTAGACAGCGAATCGTAGACAGCGAATCGTAGCCAGCGAATCGTAGCCAGCGGCTCGTAGACAGCGAATCGTAGACAGCGAATCGTAGACAGCGAATCGTAGACAGCGAATCGTAGACAGCGAATCGTAGACAGCGAATCGTAGCCAGCGGCTAGTAGACAGCGAATCGTAGACAGCGGCTCGTAGACAGCAGCGCTAACAGCGCAAACTACAGCAGACCGAACTAACAGTGTGTACCTGAGGGAGGCGCTACACATTTGCCTCGTCCCTGTCGGTCGGGACGACTTCATCAGATGTAACCGCCATATGAGCGCAGTGcagaggcggcggcggcggcggtggccaTGAGCCAGAGGGGCGCTATACAAGTGACTAGggtatatataaatgatatttaaaatattcctatttatattattgtgtgCTTTTGAATATTGAAGCTTTGGCAACATTTATGAAGCTTTCATGacaataaagacacattgaattgaattgagacagagggagagagaggtctgatttacatttttattataatgatgaaagtgaaataataacaacaatataataGCACAAAGACATGACAACAATACATGATACTGTTTCATGCAAACAGAATTTTCTATCTTTATTTAGTTATCATGCTATTGAAATTGCGGGGACTAAGTATCACATTTGTTTCAAAGTTGTCAATGAAAGGCTATGAAACGGTCTGCGGTGCACAGTGCAAACTACTTGGGTTTGAGCATGACCGAGTTTGACAGACACATGGTGTCAAAAAGGAgaggtgggatttgaaccctgCATCCAACCTTTTCAGAGGCCAACACAGCTCCATTTACAACCACAACCACCAGACTCAAGAGTGTAAACCGTCAATCAGCTGGAGAAGCGTGTCTCTTGGTGTAAGTACCGTACATATATTATCTCCATCTACTGTGTAGCTCACTTTCCCTTTGTGTTCTTGCTCCTTCGCTTATGCACTCTTGTTTTCTGCCTTTCGGTTTATGATTTTCCACACTTTTCTCCAAATGACAGGTGCGATGGCGTTTGAAAACATCACACCGAACTCCGCCGAAAACCCTCCGAACCAGAGCAGCTGCGACGTGTTTGTCTACCAGAGGTCTGCCGCGGTGCTCTTCCCAATGTTCTACTCTGCGGTGTTCATCATCAGCGCCTGCGGCAACAGCTTGGTCCTCTACGTGATCTGCCAGAGGAAGCAGAAGTTCAACTCCACCTCCGTCTACCTGGCCAACCTCGCGCTGTCCGACGCCCTGTTCACACTGGCGCTGCCCGGACGAATTATCTACTACGTCCGCCACTTCGACTGGCCCTTTGGTGACCTTCTCTGCAGACTGACAACGCTCCTCTTCTTTGCAAATACATATGCAGGTAATATTGGCTGCTTCGGTTTGCCCGTATGGCACCTTTgagttatttgtttttttcgcTGAACTTTatgtgggagagaaaaaaaacagaatgcaGCTCCCAACCTTCATACAGTCCCAAGTATATTTAAGGTATTATAACGGGACTAGAATGGAAACACCTTCTACAAAGTCAAGGAAGTGCTGCCCATTTGGTCAACATTCATGATCTCACCCGTTGGTTATTATTTGTGGAGTTATGTATTTGATTTGCATTCGTTGAGCAGAAACTGCATTGCGTATCCATCGTGTCTCCACCAGGTATAGGCTTCATGACCTGCATCAGTCTCGACCGCTACCTGGCCATGGTGCATCCACACCGGCTGCAGTGTTTGCGGAGCGTGAGGGTGGTTCACAGGGTCTCCGGTGTGGTCTGGGCCCTGGTCTCCCTGCAGGTGGCCCCCCTGTTGTTCCGCAGCATGCTGCGCGAGCACCAGGGGAGGCGGACCTGCATGGAGTACTTCAGCTTCGAGGGCTCCCGCTTCACGCCTTATGTCCTGCTCCTGGCCTGCGTCGTCTCCTTCTGCTGTCCGCTCGCCGTCATCGCCGGCTGCTACGCCAAGATCAACCGGAAGCTGCGGGCCGCGGCCGAGCAGAACTCCGTGACCGGTCGATCGAGGAGGAACCACAGGGTCAACACCATtatcctcctcgtcctcctcactTTTATCGCGTGCTTCAGCCCGTACCACCTCAACGTCATGCAGTTCATGGCCAGAAAGATACACCACCAGGCAACGTGCGAGGAACTGAGGGCCTTCAAGGTGTCCCTGCAGGTAGGAACCTGTGCTCGTTGGTTTGATTTACGAAACAATCCCCGGCCAATTCCCCTCCTCATAACCCGTCCTCTCCCCGCAGATCACAGTTTCGCTCATGAACTTCAACTGCTGCTTGGACCCAGTCATCTACTTCTTTGCCATTAAGACCTACAAGAAGCGGGTGCTGAGCCTGTTCAAGGACTATCTGTATACTTCCGCCGCGTCCTCCAAAATGACAACtgagaacagcagcagcaacacctgAGAGAAAAACCACAGCTCAGCTTTACAGGACACCCACAACCCGTGCCACAGAGGAGACCTAGTTTAAGGTCTATTTTACTGACAAGCAGTATATTGTGGCATGTTCATATGCAGTGGATATGCAACATCAAATtagcaaaaaaaactaaagaaaacctTGTTAAAGTGTTAACCACAATGTTTGTTTGAGAAAACTGTACGATTTATTCTCCCATATCtattatatttctctttttacaCGATATCTTATTGCTTTTCTTgttaacaatgtgtgtgttatacaGTAGTGTCATACAGTACTGTAAAAAATGATTTTGCTTGAATCGGTGTAAGGGGGAGGAAATGTCCTGACTGTCCTAAATAAGCTTTtcattctgtaaaaaaacaaacatttgtggTCATTAGTGTAGCACAACGGCAACCTTTTGTTCCtttttgaaaagaaacacaTATGCGGACCAAAAAAATATTACTAGTAAAGTGTGTAAGTGGGTGATTTGTTTATTATTGGACACTGAAGCTGTGGAATTAGTACATCTCTAAAAACCCGCTTCATATGGACCCCATAGTTACATATTATGCAAGGTATATATATAAGGTATATATTTGGGTACGCCAAAATGAGACCGTGTCACACATCTCTCTTTCATGCCCACATCTGAGTTCTGTGTGGGAGAGCGTATATGAGTACTGTCACCgcttccgtgtgtgtgtgtgtgtgtgtgtgtgtgtgtatgtatgtgtgtctctcacacatTTTAAGCAGGTGCACACGCTCTGTTTGTATGGCGAAATGCCACATTTAAATTTAACCTTTCTCATTTCCTGCGTTTTTGGAAATGGTGCCCAGTGATTTTGCATAGAAAGTAATGTGCACACATTGTGCCATGAAGGGGTTGTATTGGTTTACTGATGTGTTTCAATGttattgtacattatatattGGTCAGCATACACAAACTAGTAtcattctttatatatatattatataaagtcAGCTATGGTGCCAATGCAAACCCCGGCACCGGGGGTCTGATCCCGGGGGACAACCCAGACTCTCCGCTGGAACACCAATTTTCTGTAGCTGCGGTTGCACAGGTAAGACTCCACCACCAGCCCACTAGGACTCCCCGGCCCTGGGGTTTGTGCTGGCTGAATTTGGAGATGTCTGACTCTGGGTCAGACTCCCGGAGTGCAAATTGCTCTCCTCCCAGCAGGGCGGTCACCTGGAAGGGCGAGGCGAAGACGCACAACCCGCACTTTCTTCTAGCTCGTTTTCAGTTTGTGTCGTCCATGTACACTGCAACTGGAACACCGTTTGGAATATTTACCTTTAGAACCGTGAAACTGTCTGTTGCTCCACTGTCTCTCCAACCTCGTTTCAGCCAATTAGCGTTAGCTAAACCTGCTGTCTCCTGCTGATTtctaagtaagtaagtaagtaaaaagtaaaacaccTATTGGACAGAAATACTGGGAGTTAGCTTGATGAGGGATCGAGTCCTTCACACAACGAAGAGAAAACAGACGGAAGGTATTTCTGTCCGTTacgtttgtttttaaattacaaCCTGTAATCGTGCATTTGCCTCTGAACCTTTCTGTACTGTATAGATACAACCATGTATATTTAGTGAGATTCTAGAAAGAACATATACTGGGCATACAGATGGACAGTGAAGACATGGATGATGGTGCATATATCACctggggattaaaaaaaaagatgaataggATTCAGCTTTGGGACTGCTAGCATTCTTTGGCGACTCCTGGCTATTTATACATGGTTGGTACATGTTTTTTATGCTGCTGAAAGCCGATCACTATTGGAATTTTTGTTCTGAGAAGTAACAATTCACTTTTTTACAGCCACCTTTAAGTCTGGGCAGCTTTTACCATTACTCTTGTTCGAACAACtcagaacatttctgaaaaaTCACTGAaaggtcatttatttaaatgataaagAGTTTTAGCCTTCTAGAATAACTGCTTTCATCACTGGTAACGTTATGCCTGTCATTCATAAATCCTGTAGTCTCATATTCACCCTGTAGTCATTTCTCCATGATATTATAGCTATTTACTGCAAGCTAACGCGAGCTGGCTAAAACCAATTAGCTTAGCCGTCTACACTTACCGAGAATTCAGCCGGTAAGATCCAGCCAGAAGCCTCCGTTTTTACAGCCTACACCGTCGCAGTCCGTCTCTTAAAAGGTACGGCATGTCACCGATGTAACGAGTCAATCGTGTCCGTCATGGCTGCCATGGAGCAATACGCATTCTGGTTTTAGTtctgtgtttggtttgttttcattaagGCCGGAACAGTCTTCCATCGGAAATATTTCACATGGAGATTTAAGAGAAATATGCATGGAGTTAGGAACTTTCAAGAGCGAAGCATAACATGTGGGGTAACCTGAAGTTCAGTGATATTAATTTGAAAGGTTTTGACAAGGACATTTCCTGAATATGTTAGCAGCATGTCCTTTTAAGGTGATTTCAGCTTTATCTTAGGTTCCTATGCACATTGGATTTTAGACAAGTTCCTAAAAAAGGAGATATGGACATTTATTGCccaagaaaataaagaaaataatgaattaatatatatttgaaaaggaCCTGAAgaattattattcttttgttgttgttacttttgCTGAGCCGAGCTAACAACAGGACTTGTGTCCTCAGATAAACACAGTGCTGTTGTTAACACACAACCAGACACTTACATATTCAGCTGCAGACAATATAATGGTCTGTTCTTTTGTTTCTCATCATTTTAATGTCCTTGATATTTATTTGGTAGAGCTTTGTGCATATTCAGTATGGTTTACAATCAATATGTATTACCTTTTAGATGACAACCATCTGTTTAAATTCCATGTCGTTAACTGTTGAATTTATTTGAAGGGGAATGTGACACAGCAATAAACACATTGCTGCCATCCGGGGACCAAGGTACAGCACAGGTCCTGGTGAGCACATCGTTGAACCTCCACCGCTGCAGTACTCGTCTTGTGCCATAAGAGAGCGCTGTCCATCTCAGAAGAGCTGCCGGGTTTTATGATATGTATTGTGCATAGAGGAGAAGAGGACATTTCTGGAACATTTATATGATGCATTTATATGTACTCCACATTCTACCGTCCAAACGTCTTGTTGGGCTCTTTATTACAAAGTGACATATGAGAGGATACAGAAGACAGGTGGTTTGAGCAGCAGTGCCCTTCAGAGCTAATGTGAGGTGACACAACGTAATCATTACAACACGTCCTCTGCTGTAACAAGAGCTCCTAAAAATATCATGGCGCTCAAATCagttatctatttattttaggtCTGTCCTCCAACACATTGGATTTAGAAGGAAACTGTGACTGTGAGGTTAATGTGTctgactttatttttcaaacatcTGATTTGGGGGACCCCCACCATCAGCTCTTTTAACCCTCAGGGCGTTGGGGCTCGTCAGGCCATCAATCAAGACCATCGCTGTCTGTCTGCACAGTTCATTGAGTCAGCCGTGAATATTCTATAACGCCACACAAATGTCTCACTGTCCAACACATTCTGACCTTACAGCACAAATTATGCATCATTTGGTGAGAATTGTGGTCCCAAGCTAAATTCTGCTGActtaaagtgaaaaaaaaggaggaagaaaaaaagacttatttAGAAAAGTCATTGTCTCTAATTTGATTGGTTGTAAACGTGTAGAAGCACATCTTTAAACGTCTTAAAGACGTGTTGATGTGTTTACCATTAAGCCATAAAATGTGCGCATCTTGTTCAAACAGATAGTGCACCATTGCAATCATCGAATGTCATGTAAAGCCAAGTGTTGTCATATTTCGACAATTGGCCTTTTGATGTAAATCTTGTTACCCaactaatgtttttttctcatttttctgAACAGCCACAGAAGTTTCCTGGAAACTGTTGCAATCTTATCATAACCACGTGCCCGACAACAGGAGAGAGGCCCGCTGTCACGCTGCAGACACTTTATTCATCTCCACGTGGAGAACGCAACTTTGTACCATGTCTGCACGCTGCATGAACTGCATTCATGAAACGTGGTAAACATGTCCGAGGTAATGTTACTTTCATACTTTTCATACTTTCATACCAAAAtctcaaattacaaatgtgcctcagagggctttacaatctgtatataATCATAATGTTGTTAAAAAAGCAATTGAACTATAAGAGACGCATATTGTCCTCTTACTTATTGATACGTGCTGTTAAATCTCACAGAGTAAGAGGATTATAAGAGAAATAcatagaagaaaataaaaactgtagCGTATGTATGATATGGCGCTAAAGCACTATATTGCAGCACTTGGTTATTGTTAGGTTCATCGTCCTCAAAGAAACATAAATTAGAGCATAAATGGCAGATACCTGAATATTTCAACAGATACAGCTCAAGAGGATTTCCTTTACAGAATTTGAATTTGTCTCTTCCTTTATAATGCACAGGATGCGCAGACAACTGATTCCTATCAGATGCTCTGACAAGTCTccacattttaataattctgttgtgttgcttttgtatcatcattgtttcatatcttcATCCCGATTTCAACAGGGACAGAGTGTAAAGACGCCGTGAGTGCCTTTCCTTTGCTTTTCAGCCCCATTGTCTTCTATGAATAGCCGTGGCAGAGTACCCCGTCTGCGGTCTGTCAGAGATGGGTGTGATCCGGCCGTCTGATGCCCAGTGAGTCAGACCCACATGGCGAGGCCATGAGGAAGTTGGACTGCTTCCTCTGCCTCGCCGCCGGACTTGTTTTGAACAAAGGAAGGTTGCGGTTGATtaacaactaaaaacacacaatatgatCCTTGTAGATATTAAGTATTTCGTCAAACAGCATTTCAATATTGGCACAATTTCTCATATTCTTAATAACTTCTTTTAGAACTTCTTTTGTATTTCTGGAAAGAAACACTTCTAGTGAGCGGTGCACCCATCATGGCTGGAGAAAGTCAATAGTGTGAAAACCACAGGACACCAGTTGGTAGTATATGCTCAGCAACCCATGAGCCAGATATTGAGAGTAACATTTTCACCTGATAACCCATTTTCCTCTGCTCATTTTGGAAGCCTGACCGCATCTTACGTGTAAAATGGTCTCTGATCTCGCGCTCCAACGCGACAGTATGCTGCGACACTCCGACATCTTAAACCATCGCCTGTCAGCTTTTACTCTCTGTGGCATCGACGTACTTTAACCACAGGAAGTCAACGTGGGGCAGAACATTCTCGTCGCACCTGCAATCAGTACTGCTAACACCTGACACTCTGACACTGTGAAAGCAAATCATTTGAGTCACGAGCacttttctgaaagaaaaacatcaaaaccGAGGTGCCTCTGGGGCAAAGGGGAAGTTCCTCATTTAGCTGCCACTCCTTTGTCTAGAACCATAAGGCAAATTGATCACAcactgggaaaaaaagggagtcTAAATTTGCAAATGGGACTGTACGACGAATCTTTTTATAAGGATACAACGAGTTGTAGCAACTCTGGACAATCTCATCTGAGGAGCTGAAGCCACATCCTccaaagagcacacacacacacacacacacacacacacacacacacacacacatacatacacacgcacacacgcgacACGCTGTATGAAACCTAGATTGTCCTTTCCCAAAGTATgtcaccccccccaccctcggCTTTATCAATCAACAAAAAGGCCAAATGACATATTACACGTGTCAGTGTCACGTTGcatgatttccttttttttggggttgcAATCAGTAATAATACTTAGAATTTATAAAGCACTtctctagacactcaaagacactCGAGTAAGGGtttcaaaagtgtgtgtgtgtgtgctgagagaAAGACCGTTTGAAAGGTTGAGCAAAAGtgagacagacacgcacacacgttggcagagagagagagcgagagagagagagagagagagagagagagagctacaaCAGGATATTTTGTCACTATGGTTACTGGAAGCAGATCTTGATTTCTGTCTGTCATGCCGCTCTCTTTCAGGACAGCGTTTGTTGTCGTGTTGTCAGGACAGCCCTCACAGTCGAGATAAGCTCCTCACGAGAAGTGTCCCGTCTTCTGGATCCATGTGACTTAAAGCGAAGGGAAGACATACTCCATCTGTGAAGGTAGGCTTCCTTTCACAAactctattgtgtgtgtgtgtgtgtgtgtgctctcgtTCCTGGTGGCACGACATGGCGTGTGAAGTAAAGGTGGGTGATACCCAGAGCGGTGTGAGTTTGCAGTGTGGCTTGTAGTGGATTTATACGTCAGATACATGGAACCTAATGAGGAAATCATCACACCTTTACAAACAATATCCTCTGTGCTTTCAACATAattaatattgtaaaaaaatacacatttcacacaccAGTGAAAGCGATCAGTCTGAGTTACAACACCCACGGTTAAAAGAGGCGACCCACTTTCACAACAGCTCCAGTGTTATTGGAAATGCACAGATCATAACCCACAGATTAATTTCCAGATTGctaaatgtatgtgtttatcTATATATTTTGATAAAGAAAGACATTTCAGAATTTTTGAAATAGTGAACTTTTAGCTCCACACCCGTGCCAGTGAGCCAGGAAGCGGGCTTCTCCGCTGCATCATGTGCTCCAGCAGAGCGGGCTAATATTTTGGCTCCAACAATGTGACTTTCCAACGGCCTGCCGTTCTGAGGCGGAGCACCACTTCCTCTTAGACAAGGCCGTCTCTCAACACACagatttatatgtgtgtatatatatatatatatatatatatatatatatatatatatatatatatatatatttaaatgcagAGTAAGTGGAAGagtgctgcagctgctgtgagAATCCCAGTAATGTCGTGTCATTGTTCACTGACTTCCTTCATGTCACTGAAAACAACAGCTTTGTCCTGTGAGTCCGCACGGGGAGCACGGTCACTGCAAACATAAATCCATGATTTATTCTTCTAAAAAGGTTATGCATGTTCTCACAATGATCTCAGTTATGCGTTGACCTTCAAATGATGAGCGGCGTCGTCTTCATTCAGACACCAGAAAGAATCATCTgacttgtagttgttttgcttTCACCTTTTGTTTTTAAGAAATGTGACTTGAGTGTTGCAAAGTGTTGGTGAGCGACAGTGACTGAGGAAATAGAGAAGTTTGGTGTCTGCTCAAAGAAAGAACCACAAGGTGGCACCACACACCACAGAAAAAAATGAGCCTTTctattttatatacactgtGTGATGCTCGCTGTGACCATGTGAGTCTATCACCGGGGCCTTCTGTGGTTGGACTGCGAGCCCACTTCTCCTTCCCTTTATTCTGTGTTCTTTCATGTGTTATTAAGTGCCTTGTGCTTGTACCCAGCTGCCCTCTGGGGGCACAAATTAAGGTGGAAGTTGAAGTTGGAGTTTTTGCTGATAAATCAGTTGGGAGTTCACCGAAACTGGTTTGGTGAAAGAACCTAAATTAAAGTCACGTCACCCTCGTGATT from Cyclopterus lumpus isolate fCycLum1 chromosome 21, fCycLum1.pri, whole genome shotgun sequence encodes:
- the si:ch211-184m13.4 gene encoding G-protein coupled receptor 183 isoform X1, with protein sequence MTGAMAFENITPNSAENPPNQSSCDVFVYQRSAAVLFPMFYSAVFIISACGNSLVLYVICQRKQKFNSTSVYLANLALSDALFTLALPGRIIYYVRHFDWPFGDLLCRLTTLLFFANTYAGIGFMTCISLDRYLAMVHPHRLQCLRSVRVVHRVSGVVWALVSLQVAPLLFRSMLREHQGRRTCMEYFSFEGSRFTPYVLLLACVVSFCCPLAVIAGCYAKINRKLRAAAEQNSVTGRSRRNHRVNTIILLVLLTFIACFSPYHLNVMQFMARKIHHQATCEELRAFKVSLQITVSLMNFNCCLDPVIYFFAIKTYKKRVLSLFKDYLYTSAASSKMTTENSSSNT
- the si:ch211-184m13.4 gene encoding G-protein coupled receptor 183 isoform X2, with amino-acid sequence MAFENITPNSAENPPNQSSCDVFVYQRSAAVLFPMFYSAVFIISACGNSLVLYVICQRKQKFNSTSVYLANLALSDALFTLALPGRIIYYVRHFDWPFGDLLCRLTTLLFFANTYAGIGFMTCISLDRYLAMVHPHRLQCLRSVRVVHRVSGVVWALVSLQVAPLLFRSMLREHQGRRTCMEYFSFEGSRFTPYVLLLACVVSFCCPLAVIAGCYAKINRKLRAAAEQNSVTGRSRRNHRVNTIILLVLLTFIACFSPYHLNVMQFMARKIHHQATCEELRAFKVSLQITVSLMNFNCCLDPVIYFFAIKTYKKRVLSLFKDYLYTSAASSKMTTENSSSNT